From a region of the Macrobrachium nipponense isolate FS-2020 chromosome 20, ASM1510439v2, whole genome shotgun sequence genome:
- the LOC135226963 gene encoding sialin-like, translated as MPYEGQVQIPRPKWWTPRIRYVVTVLGMVGCSVDYLVRYGLSVAIVAMVNNTNANATMTAEESCPAAIVQDLNNDTDTSTSEEQFNWSGYEQSVILGTFFWGYFMTKSSGGRISELFGAREVMAVSLFSSGILSMMCPFMAHVHPLALAGVRFCMGLVQGPAFPALYFVIAKWAPPDELATMVTVAYSGMSVGSLIALGGSGYIVSELGWQWVFYGGGILAILWTPLWLFFVTNDPQQHPYISKYEQDLLLINESIQPKHSVPWRKLITCWRYYPSILGEVATSWLANITTTEGPTFLTAKFGMNMNQVSRVLTMMQVGSWIGAFTFGRISDYLNKYLLSKLNTRRAIHSQVRPEKSTILITMGTLGIVLSGCNSLAVSAMMVILTIGSSCSLSTYTLSPMDIAPNYAGTLSGLLGIGNISGFVAPVVTNALILQSGSWTSSVLLAGGVYLCSGILYVMLTTTEIQDWNYYEEIPSSDVESGR; from the exons ATGCCGTACGAAGGCCAAGTCCAGATCCCGCGGCCAA AATGGTGGACTCCCCGAATCCGTTACGTCGTGACGGTCCTGGGAATGGTGGGATGCAGCGTCGACTATCTGGTGAGATACGGTCTGAGCGTCGCTATCGTAGCCATGGTGAACAACACGAACGCCAACGCTACCATGACTGCGGAAGAGTCCTGTCCCGCGGCCATTGTGCAAGACCTGAATAATGACACCGACACCtcg ACTTCCGAAGAACAGTTCAACTGGAGCGGATACGAACAAAGCGTCATCCTCGGAACGTTTTTCTGGGGCTACTTTATGACCAAAAGCTCAG GAGGACGCATCAGCGAATTATTCGGAGCGCGGGAAGTCATGGCCGTCAGCCTGTTCAGCTCCGGTATCCTGAGTATGATGTGCCCCTTCATGGCCCATGTCCATCCTCTGGCCCTGGCTGGTGTGAGGTTCTGCATGGGTCTAGTCCAAGGGCCTGCCTTCCCCGCCCTGTACTTCGTCATTGCCAAATGGGCTCCGCCCGACGAGCTGGCTACTATGGTTACAGTCGCTTATTCGG GTATGTCCGTCGGCAGCCTCATAGCCCTAGGAGGATCAGGCTACATAGTCAGCGAGTTGGGTTGGCAGTGGGTGTTCTACGGCGGGGGGATCCTGGCCATTCTGTGGACGCCCCTCTGGCTGTTCTTCGTGACCAACGACCCCCAGCAGCACCCTTACATCTCCAAATACGAGCAGGACCTTCTGCTGATCAACGAGTCCATCCAACCTAAG cactcCGTTCCATGGCGGAAACTCATTACGTGCTGGAGATATTACCCGAGTATTTTAGGGGAAGTAGCGACGTCTTGGCTGGCGAACATCACGACAACAGAAGGACCCACTTTCCTGACAGCTAag TTTGGAATGAACATGAACCAAGTGAGCAGGGTTCTGACAATGATGCAAGTCGGGTCTTGGATCGGAGCCTTCACCTTCGGCAGGATTTCCGACTACCTGAACAAGTACCTGCTCTCTAAGCTCAATACCAGAAGGGCCATCCACTCTCAGGTAAGACCCGAGAAAA GTACAATTCTCATAACGATGGGAACTCTTGGGATCGTACTGAGCGGCTGCAATTCGTTGGCTGTGTCAGCCATGATGGTGATTCTGACGATAGGAAGCTCTTGTTCACTGTCCACCTACACTCTGTCTCCTATGGACATCGCCCCTAACTATGCAG GTACACTCTCTGGTCTTCTGGGAATTGGAAACATCAGCGGCTTTGTAGCGCCTGTTGTTACAAACGCATTGATTCTGCAG